In Pectobacterium aroidearum, the following are encoded in one genomic region:
- the nudE gene encoding ADP compounds hydrolase NudE, whose amino-acid sequence MSHNLQKPKILKVETVARSRLFNVESVDLEFSNGVRRVYERMRSSGRQAVMVVPVIDDELLLIREYAVGIEEYELGFPKGLIDPGETVFEAANRELMEEVGFGAEQLELLATLTMAPSYFSSQMNIVVARGLYPQSLEGDEPEPMPQVRWPVDNMMSLLQEPDFREARNVSALFLAHDWLRRTPR is encoded by the coding sequence ATGAGTCATAACCTGCAAAAACCTAAAATCCTCAAAGTAGAAACGGTAGCGCGTTCGCGCCTGTTCAATGTGGAATCCGTCGATCTTGAATTCAGCAACGGGGTTCGTCGGGTTTATGAACGGATGCGTTCAAGCGGTCGGCAGGCGGTGATGGTTGTCCCGGTCATTGATGATGAACTGTTGTTGATCCGTGAATACGCTGTCGGCATTGAGGAATACGAATTAGGGTTCCCCAAAGGGCTGATCGACCCCGGTGAAACGGTCTTTGAAGCGGCTAACCGCGAACTAATGGAAGAAGTCGGCTTTGGGGCGGAACAGCTGGAGTTGCTGGCGACATTAACGATGGCACCTTCCTATTTTTCCAGCCAGATGAATATTGTGGTGGCGCGCGGGCTGTATCCGCAAAGCCTGGAAGGCGATGAACCAGAGCCCATGCCGCAAGTCCGCTGGCCTGTGGATAACATGATGTCGCTGCTGCAAGAGCCGGATTTCCGTGAAGCGCGTAATGTCAGCGCGCTGTTTCTGGCTCACGACTGGTTACGTCGTACACCCCGCTAA
- a CDS encoding nucleoside hydrolase-like domain-containing protein, giving the protein MNIPKGIIRAPLMLLGLVSMLLFPALGQSAETMPDKTMPDKTRILILTDIGNEPDDSQSLVRFLLYSNEFDVEGIVATTSTWLRDKVNPEMIMQRLDAYEQVLPNLRQHASGYPSADALRQVVRSGRAGFGMDVVGDNKATEASRLIIQAVDKQDARPLWITVWGGAVDLAQALHDVRASRTPEQVAAFVSKIRVYAISDQDNTGAWIRANFPTLRYITSIHAWNDYFLSTWIGMSSSFAEGSDMSQVNNEWLSKHIRSKGPLGAAYPAIEYTMEGDTPSFLYLIQNGLSDPEHTEYGSWGGRYAAIVPGDTSGLRVSTSDQVMSHNGKMYRTASATIWRWRDAFQNDFAARMDWTVTKDSHKANHNPDLVLNGQSGRSIVAIDAKAGETVTLSADGSHDRDGDKVNYTWWQYKEPTATAIGVHFAPEVKLANTSGMQTQFVAPDVKTPTPFHIILQAKDEGTPNLFSYRRAIVTVMPK; this is encoded by the coding sequence ATGAACATACCGAAGGGGATCATACGGGCGCCGTTGATGTTACTGGGATTGGTGAGCATGCTGCTCTTTCCTGCGCTGGGGCAGTCGGCGGAAACCATGCCGGATAAAACCATGCCGGATAAAACCCGAATATTGATTCTGACAGACATTGGTAATGAACCTGATGATTCGCAGTCTTTGGTTCGTTTCCTGCTCTACAGTAACGAATTCGATGTCGAAGGGATTGTGGCAACCACCTCAACCTGGCTGAGGGATAAGGTCAATCCAGAGATGATTATGCAGCGTCTTGATGCTTACGAGCAGGTGCTGCCTAACCTGCGTCAGCATGCGTCCGGCTACCCGTCAGCGGACGCATTGCGTCAGGTTGTCAGATCTGGCCGTGCCGGATTTGGCATGGACGTCGTGGGTGATAATAAAGCGACAGAGGCGTCCAGGTTGATTATTCAGGCGGTGGACAAACAGGACGCCCGCCCTCTGTGGATTACGGTATGGGGAGGCGCGGTAGATTTAGCGCAGGCTCTCCATGACGTACGTGCCAGTCGCACACCGGAGCAGGTAGCAGCATTTGTCAGTAAGATTCGTGTGTACGCGATCTCCGATCAGGATAATACCGGGGCCTGGATTCGCGCTAATTTCCCGACGCTGCGCTACATCACCAGTATCCATGCCTGGAATGATTATTTCCTCTCGACCTGGATTGGTATGTCCTCGTCGTTTGCTGAAGGTAGCGATATGAGTCAGGTGAATAACGAATGGTTGAGCAAGCATATCCGCAGCAAAGGCCCGCTCGGTGCGGCCTACCCTGCGATTGAATATACGATGGAAGGGGACACGCCCTCATTCCTCTACCTGATTCAAAACGGACTTAGCGATCCAGAACACACGGAGTACGGCAGTTGGGGAGGGCGCTATGCGGCTATCGTACCGGGCGATACCAGCGGGCTACGCGTCAGCACCTCCGATCAGGTCATGAGTCATAACGGTAAAATGTACCGTACCGCATCGGCCACGATCTGGCGCTGGCGTGATGCGTTCCAGAATGATTTTGCTGCCCGCATGGACTGGACGGTGACGAAGGACAGTCACAAGGCTAACCACAACCCCGACCTTGTGCTGAATGGTCAGAGCGGGCGTTCTATTGTAGCGATCGATGCGAAGGCCGGGGAAACCGTGACGCTGTCCGCTGACGGTTCTCACGATCGTGATGGCGACAAGGTGAATTATACCTGGTGGCAATATAAGGAGCCCACGGCGACTGCGATAGGCGTCCATTTTGCGCCAGAAGTGAAGTTGGCCAATACATCAGGCATGCAAACGCAGTTTGTTGCACCGGACGTGAAAACGCCGACACCTTTCCATATCATTTTGCAGGCGAAAGATGAGGGAACGCCGAATCTGTTCTCCTACCGTCGGGCGATTGTCACCGTGATGCCGAAGTGA
- the envZ gene encoding two-component system sensor histidine kinase EnvZ, which yields MMQWRFSPRSSFARTLLLIVTLLFVSLVTTYLVVLNFAILPSLQQFNKVLAYEVRMLMTDSLQLEDGSTLEVPPAFRREIYRELGISLYTNAAAEESGLRWAQHYKFLSDQMAQQLGGPTDVRVEVSKNTPVVWLKTWLSPDIWVRVPLTEIHQGDFSPLFRYTLAIMLLVIGGAWLFIRVQNRPLVELEHAALQVGKGIIPPPLREYGASEVRSVTRAFNQMASGVKLLADDRTLLMAGVSHDLRTPLTRIRLATEMMGKEDDYLAESINKDIEECNAIIEQFLDYLRTGQEMQTEVADLNAIMGEVVASESGYERQIDSEFATGELLVRISSLSIKRAALNLVVNAARYGNGWIKVSTGRDLQRVWFQVEDDGEGIAPDQLKHLFQPFVRGDSARTTSGTGLGLAIVQRIIDAHNGVLDVGSSERGGLCVRAYLPLLSEVAVADNGAAKES from the coding sequence ATGATGCAATGGCGCTTTTCTCCGCGCAGCTCATTTGCACGGACGTTGTTACTGATTGTCACGTTGTTGTTTGTCAGTTTGGTCACCACCTATCTGGTGGTGCTCAACTTCGCTATTTTGCCGAGTTTGCAGCAGTTCAATAAGGTGCTGGCATACGAAGTGAGAATGCTGATGACGGACAGTCTGCAACTGGAAGATGGCTCCACGCTTGAGGTGCCGCCTGCGTTCCGGCGTGAGATTTACCGCGAATTGGGTATATCGCTGTACACCAATGCGGCGGCGGAGGAAAGCGGCCTGCGTTGGGCGCAACACTACAAGTTTCTGAGCGACCAGATGGCGCAACAGCTGGGCGGCCCGACGGATGTGCGGGTTGAAGTCAGCAAAAATACACCGGTGGTGTGGCTGAAAACCTGGCTGTCACCGGATATCTGGGTGCGCGTTCCCCTCACTGAAATTCATCAGGGCGATTTCTCGCCGCTCTTCCGCTATACGCTGGCGATAATGCTGCTGGTGATTGGCGGTGCGTGGTTATTTATTCGGGTGCAAAACCGACCGTTGGTTGAGCTGGAACATGCGGCTTTGCAGGTCGGTAAGGGCATTATTCCGCCGCCGCTGCGGGAGTACGGTGCCTCCGAAGTGCGTTCCGTGACCCGCGCCTTTAACCAGATGGCCTCCGGCGTGAAGCTGCTGGCCGATGACCGCACGCTGTTAATGGCGGGCGTCAGTCACGACCTGCGTACGCCGCTGACGCGTATTCGTCTGGCGACTGAAATGATGGGCAAGGAAGATGACTATCTGGCAGAGTCGATCAATAAGGACATTGAAGAGTGTAATGCGATTATTGAGCAGTTCCTCGACTACCTGCGCACCGGTCAGGAAATGCAGACGGAAGTGGCTGACCTGAACGCCATTATGGGTGAAGTGGTCGCATCGGAAAGCGGTTATGAACGCCAGATCGACAGCGAATTCGCGACTGGCGAGCTGCTGGTGCGCATCAGTTCGCTTTCGATAAAACGTGCGGCACTGAATCTGGTGGTGAATGCGGCGCGTTATGGTAATGGCTGGATAAAAGTCAGTACCGGGCGCGATCTACAGCGCGTCTGGTTTCAGGTCGAGGATGATGGAGAGGGTATTGCGCCCGATCAATTGAAGCACTTGTTCCAGCCGTTCGTCCGTGGCGACAGTGCGCGAACCACCAGCGGTACCGGGCTAGGGCTGGCGATTGTGCAGCGTATTATTGATGCGCACAATGGCGTGCTGGACGTTGGCAGCAGCGAACGCGGTGGGCTCTGTGTTCGCGCGTATCTGCCGCTGCTCTCGGAAGTTGCGGTAGCGGATAACGGTGCTGCAAAAGAGTCATAA
- the pckA gene encoding phosphoenolpyruvate carboxykinase (ATP), with amino-acid sequence MQINGITPQALTAYGIHDVRDIVYNPSYELLFEEERSPTLQGYERGIETQLGAVAVDTGIFTGRSPKDKYIVRDDVTRDTVWWSDQGKGKNDNHPLSQETWTHLKQLVTTQLSGKRLFIIDAFCGANPDSRLSVRFVTEVAWQAHFVKNMFIRPSDEELEGFEPDFIVMNGAKCTNPNWQEQGLNSENFVAFNLTERIQLIGGTWYGGEMKKGMFSIMNYLLPLKGIASMHCSANVGEKGDVAVFFGLSGTGKTTLSTDPKRQLIGDDEHGWDDDGVFNFEGGCYAKTIKLSKEAEPDIYGAIKRDALLENVTVLADGTVDFNDGSKTENTRVSYPIYHIQNIVKPVSKAGHATKVIFLTADAFGVLPPVSRLTSDQTQYHFLSGFTAKLAGTERGVTEPTPTFSACFGAAFLMLHPTQYAEVLVKRMKAAGAQAYLVNTGWNGNGKRISIKDTRGIIDAILNGSIDDAEMQTLPVFDLAIPTSLPGVNPDILDPRDTYASVEQWQEKADDLAQRFITNFDKYTDAPAGAALVKAGPKR; translated from the coding sequence ATGCAGATCAACGGTATTACCCCGCAAGCCCTGACGGCTTATGGAATCCACGATGTCCGCGATATTGTCTACAATCCCAGCTATGAACTGCTTTTTGAAGAAGAACGCTCTCCTACCCTACAAGGCTATGAACGCGGCATCGAAACCCAACTGGGTGCGGTAGCCGTCGATACTGGCATCTTTACCGGCCGTTCCCCGAAAGACAAATACATCGTGCGCGATGATGTAACCCGCGACACCGTGTGGTGGTCCGATCAGGGTAAAGGTAAGAACGATAACCACCCACTGAGTCAGGAAACCTGGACGCACCTGAAGCAGCTCGTTACCACACAGCTTTCCGGCAAGCGCCTGTTCATCATCGATGCCTTCTGCGGTGCGAATCCAGACAGCCGCCTCAGCGTACGTTTCGTCACGGAAGTGGCGTGGCAGGCGCATTTCGTCAAAAACATGTTTATCCGCCCAAGCGATGAGGAACTGGAGGGCTTTGAGCCAGACTTCATCGTAATGAACGGCGCGAAATGCACCAACCCGAACTGGCAGGAACAAGGGCTGAACTCCGAGAACTTTGTCGCGTTCAATCTGACAGAACGCATCCAGTTGATCGGCGGCACCTGGTACGGCGGCGAAATGAAGAAAGGGATGTTCTCCATCATGAACTACCTGCTGCCGCTGAAAGGCATCGCCTCTATGCACTGTTCGGCAAACGTCGGCGAAAAAGGCGATGTCGCGGTCTTCTTTGGTCTTTCCGGTACGGGCAAAACCACGCTGTCCACCGATCCGAAACGCCAGTTGATTGGCGATGACGAACACGGCTGGGACGACGACGGCGTCTTCAACTTTGAAGGCGGCTGCTATGCCAAAACCATCAAGCTATCCAAAGAGGCAGAGCCGGATATCTACGGTGCGATCAAACGTGATGCACTGCTGGAGAACGTCACGGTACTGGCAGACGGTACAGTGGACTTCAACGACGGTTCGAAAACCGAGAACACCCGCGTCTCTTATCCGATTTATCACATTCAGAATATCGTTAAACCGGTCTCCAAAGCCGGACATGCGACGAAAGTGATCTTCCTGACGGCTGACGCATTCGGCGTGTTGCCTCCTGTTTCTCGCCTGACATCCGATCAAACGCAGTATCATTTCCTGTCCGGCTTTACCGCCAAACTGGCGGGAACCGAACGCGGCGTGACGGAACCGACACCGACCTTCTCCGCCTGCTTCGGCGCAGCATTCCTGATGCTGCACCCAACGCAGTACGCTGAAGTGCTGGTAAAACGCATGAAGGCGGCCGGTGCACAGGCTTATCTGGTGAACACTGGCTGGAACGGCAACGGTAAACGTATCTCCATTAAAGATACGCGCGGGATTATTGACGCCATTCTGAACGGCAGCATTGATGATGCAGAAATGCAGACGCTGCCGGTCTTCGATTTGGCCATCCCAACGTCGCTGCCCGGCGTTAACCCTGACATTCTCGACCCGCGTGATACCTACGCGAGCGTCGAACAGTGGCAGGAAAAAGCGGACGATCTGGCACAGCGCTTTATCACCAACTTCGATAAATACACCGATGCACCGGCAGGTGCCGCGCTGGTGAAAGCAGGGCCGAAGCGCTAA
- the hslR gene encoding ribosome-associated heat shock protein Hsp15, which yields MVKATEQADDAVRLDKWLWAARFYKTRAIAREMIDGGKVHYNGQRGKPSKQVELNAEVKLRQGNDERTVIILAVSGQRRSATEAQALYQETAASIEKREKLAQARKMNALTMPHPDRRPDKKERRDLIKFKYSDQE from the coding sequence ATGGTGAAAGCTACCGAGCAGGCCGACGACGCCGTTCGTCTGGATAAATGGCTCTGGGCCGCCCGTTTCTATAAGACCCGGGCTATCGCCCGCGAAATGATCGACGGCGGCAAAGTCCACTATAACGGGCAACGCGGTAAGCCGAGCAAACAGGTCGAACTGAATGCCGAGGTGAAACTGCGTCAGGGCAATGATGAACGCACCGTGATTATTTTGGCCGTTAGCGGCCAGCGCAGAAGTGCGACAGAAGCACAGGCGCTGTATCAGGAAACGGCTGCAAGCATTGAGAAACGAGAAAAGCTGGCGCAGGCGCGGAAAATGAATGCGCTAACGATGCCACACCCCGATCGCCGCCCTGATAAAAAAGAGCGTCGCGATCTGATTAAATTTAAATACAGCGATCAGGAATAA
- a CDS encoding intracellular growth attenuator family protein, protein MSTIFTLLAILLACLIAIGGVVGYRMRRRFLSTPPLPVSQSLPRRLTEDERIAVERYLAQENSQQTTPLDTPNAQPKLPRSLQSNRVYPVTHTITRYGLSTDAQNKWRYYIDTQEIHLPPSWEQFITENNTVELIKTRSIPLVISLNGHSLTECLDDRPLAPLPSEIPVTNAAIRQEGSEHAELVTIRKETREEHAMHHSRGLKETAVLCVSFLLLFISLNSPIALLPWLIGAASLLAGWSLWQLFRSPSAQELRDVHCLHGTPQGLGLFGESNQGPLGNISLGNIDLIYPPHWQPYITQDLGRKTDVDIYLNRQVIRQGEHLSLHDEVKNFPLQRWGRNLLLSVGSLLSLILLVTNVQLELPLKLSLAWLQGAQRIQVTQVSDLEKAQLRIGDTLAVRGSGMCYVPAGIHPVSAPSSYAFSPFDCSAIYWNQAAPLPLPESETIEKASALLKSVNSQLHPQAEKEGQVNSQLASTIQKSGLILMKNFADVVLRTQDLCKQENDCSRLKNALVNLSDVKNWNTLVKDANSGTLKGMNVVLPAVSAETLEALVNSSTDQFFYQEINNAAESLNSPPPGGFLIRSDEGRQFVNHPLPPMPLNEYRPSDQWQELQRLSAMLLHTPFNATGVITQLNTDANGTQHISLHSEPDVITVWRYLGSCLLLLLFSATFIVNAVLTGIKMRKSQKRVTDIQRYYASRFNMMTNAFPDNRPLLPR, encoded by the coding sequence ATGAGCACAATATTTACCTTATTGGCCATATTGCTTGCCTGTCTGATCGCGATCGGAGGTGTTGTCGGTTACCGTATGCGTCGTCGTTTCTTATCCACTCCGCCATTACCCGTTTCTCAATCGCTTCCCCGGCGGCTAACTGAAGATGAACGGATTGCCGTTGAGCGTTATCTGGCTCAGGAAAACAGCCAGCAAACCACGCCGCTTGATACCCCGAATGCGCAGCCAAAACTGCCGCGTTCCCTGCAAAGTAATCGGGTTTACCCCGTCACCCATACGATTACACGCTACGGCCTGAGCACCGATGCTCAGAATAAGTGGCGCTACTACATTGATACACAAGAGATCCATCTGCCACCCAGTTGGGAACAGTTCATTACCGAAAACAATACCGTCGAACTGATAAAGACGCGATCAATCCCGCTGGTCATTTCCCTGAACGGGCACTCGCTAACAGAGTGTCTGGACGATCGGCCCCTGGCTCCGCTACCGAGCGAAATTCCTGTCACGAATGCCGCCATCCGTCAGGAGGGCAGTGAGCATGCCGAGTTAGTCACGATCCGCAAGGAAACACGTGAAGAACACGCCATGCACCACTCCCGAGGTTTGAAGGAAACAGCCGTACTCTGCGTATCTTTTCTGCTCTTGTTCATTAGCCTGAATAGTCCTATCGCCCTACTCCCCTGGCTGATCGGTGCTGCCTCCTTATTAGCAGGCTGGAGCCTATGGCAGCTTTTCCGCTCGCCGTCCGCTCAGGAGCTGCGGGATGTACACTGCCTTCACGGCACGCCACAGGGGTTGGGTCTGTTTGGCGAATCCAATCAGGGGCCACTCGGCAATATCTCGCTCGGTAATATCGATCTGATTTACCCGCCTCACTGGCAACCCTACATCACGCAAGATCTGGGCAGAAAAACGGATGTCGATATCTACCTCAATCGACAGGTCATCCGTCAGGGGGAACATCTTTCGCTGCATGACGAAGTGAAAAATTTCCCGCTACAGCGCTGGGGCAGGAATCTGCTGCTGTCCGTTGGTTCACTGCTCAGCCTGATTTTACTGGTCACAAACGTGCAACTGGAACTGCCGCTAAAGCTCAGTCTGGCCTGGCTTCAGGGCGCGCAGCGCATTCAGGTCACGCAGGTCAGCGATCTGGAAAAAGCTCAGCTCCGCATTGGCGATACGCTGGCGGTGCGTGGCAGCGGCATGTGCTATGTACCAGCAGGCATTCATCCCGTTTCCGCGCCGTCATCCTACGCGTTCAGCCCGTTCGACTGCTCCGCCATTTACTGGAATCAAGCTGCGCCGTTACCGTTACCAGAATCCGAGACGATTGAAAAAGCCTCCGCCTTGCTGAAATCAGTCAACAGCCAGCTCCATCCGCAAGCGGAAAAAGAGGGTCAGGTCAACTCTCAGCTAGCATCAACTATCCAGAAGTCAGGGCTGATCCTGATGAAAAACTTCGCTGATGTTGTTCTGAGAACACAAGATTTGTGTAAACAGGAAAACGATTGCTCCCGCCTGAAAAATGCGCTGGTGAATCTGAGCGATGTCAAAAACTGGAATACGCTGGTAAAAGACGCCAACTCCGGCACGCTGAAAGGTATGAATGTGGTGCTGCCCGCCGTCAGCGCAGAAACGCTGGAAGCCTTGGTCAACAGTTCTACCGATCAATTCTTCTATCAGGAAATCAATAACGCGGCAGAATCGCTGAACAGCCCGCCGCCGGGTGGATTCCTGATTCGCAGCGACGAAGGACGACAGTTCGTGAACCACCCGCTCCCTCCGATGCCGCTCAATGAATATCGTCCATCGGATCAGTGGCAGGAACTCCAGCGGCTTTCCGCGATGCTGTTGCATACGCCGTTTAATGCCACGGGCGTTATCACCCAGCTCAACACCGATGCCAACGGGACGCAGCACATCAGCCTGCACAGCGAGCCCGACGTCATTACCGTCTGGCGCTATCTCGGCAGTTGCCTGCTGCTACTGCTATTTTCTGCAACGTTTATCGTTAATGCGGTTCTTACCGGCATTAAAATGCGTAAAAGCCAGAAGCGCGTGACCGATATTCAGCGTTATTACGCTTCTCGATTCAACATGATGACGAATGCGTTCCCGGACAATCGCCCCTTGCTTCCCCGCTAA
- the ompR gene encoding two-component system response regulator OmpR, with amino-acid sequence MQENYKILVVDDDMRLRALLERYLTEQGFQVRSVANAEQMDRLLTRESFHLMVLDLMLPGEDGLSICRRLRSQSNPMPIIMVTAKGEEVDRIVGLEIGADDYIPKPFNPRELLARIRAVLRRQANELPGAPSQEEAIIAFGKFKLNLGTREMFRDDEPMPLTSGEFAVLKALVSHPREPLSRDKLMNLARGREYSAMERSIDVQISRLRRMVEEDPAHPRYIQTVWGLGYVFVPDGSKA; translated from the coding sequence ATGCAAGAAAACTATAAAATTCTGGTTGTAGATGACGACATGCGGTTGCGTGCGCTATTAGAGCGTTATCTGACTGAGCAGGGTTTTCAGGTACGTAGCGTAGCCAATGCTGAACAGATGGACCGTTTGCTGACCCGTGAATCCTTTCACCTCATGGTGCTGGACCTGATGCTGCCGGGCGAAGATGGTTTGTCCATCTGCCGTCGTTTGCGTAGCCAGAGTAACCCGATGCCGATCATTATGGTGACGGCCAAAGGGGAAGAAGTCGATCGTATCGTCGGGCTGGAAATCGGCGCGGACGATTATATTCCTAAACCTTTCAACCCGCGCGAACTGCTGGCTCGCATCCGTGCGGTGCTGCGTCGTCAGGCGAACGAACTGCCAGGCGCACCGTCGCAGGAAGAAGCGATTATCGCGTTTGGTAAATTCAAGCTGAACCTGGGCACGCGCGAAATGTTCCGCGATGATGAACCGATGCCGTTGACCAGCGGCGAGTTTGCCGTGCTTAAGGCGCTGGTGAGCCACCCGCGTGAGCCGCTGTCTCGCGATAAGCTGATGAATCTGGCCCGTGGCCGTGAATACAGTGCGATGGAACGTTCTATCGACGTACAAATTTCTCGTCTGCGCCGCATGGTGGAAGAGGATCCGGCGCACCCGCGCTATATCCAGACCGTATGGGGTCTTGGCTACGTGTTTGTCCCGGACGGCAGTAAGGCATGA
- the hslO gene encoding Hsp33 family molecular chaperone HslO, translating into MAHDQLYRYLFENYAVRGELVTVNETYQRILTNHDYPSAVQTLLGEMLVATSLLTATLKFSGDITVQLQGDGPLKLAVINGNHQQQMRGVARLQGDIAPGSSLKEMVGNGYLVITITPTEGERYQGVVGLEGETVAECLESYFQQSEQLPTRLFIRTGQHEGKQAAAGMLLQVLPAQDADRDDFDHLAQLTTTVKGEELFSLPATEVLYRLYHQEEVTVYEPQDVEFRCHCSRDRCADALMTLSDQEVNEMIEQDGEIDMHCDYCGTHYLFNSLDIRTIRHDSSGNLLH; encoded by the coding sequence ATGGCTCACGACCAACTATATCGTTATCTGTTTGAAAATTATGCCGTTCGTGGCGAACTGGTAACCGTTAACGAAACGTATCAACGTATTTTGACCAACCACGACTATCCGTCTGCGGTGCAAACACTGCTGGGTGAAATGCTGGTTGCCACCAGCCTGTTGACGGCCACGCTGAAATTCAGCGGCGATATTACCGTTCAGCTTCAGGGCGATGGCCCACTGAAACTGGCGGTGATTAACGGCAATCATCAGCAGCAAATGCGCGGCGTTGCCCGCCTGCAAGGAGATATCGCGCCAGGGAGTTCGCTGAAAGAGATGGTCGGCAATGGCTACCTGGTGATTACCATTACGCCGACGGAAGGTGAGCGCTATCAGGGCGTTGTCGGTTTAGAAGGTGAAACCGTTGCTGAATGTCTGGAAAGCTATTTCCAGCAGTCCGAACAGTTGCCGACGCGGCTGTTTATCCGTACCGGACAGCACGAAGGCAAGCAGGCAGCCGCAGGCATGCTGCTTCAGGTATTGCCTGCACAGGATGCCGATCGTGATGATTTCGATCATCTGGCGCAGCTCACCACAACGGTCAAAGGCGAAGAGCTGTTTTCCCTGCCTGCCACCGAAGTCCTGTACCGCCTTTACCATCAGGAAGAGGTTACCGTGTACGAGCCGCAGGATGTCGAATTCCGCTGCCACTGCTCACGCGATCGTTGCGCCGATGCATTAATGACGCTGTCCGATCAGGAAGTGAATGAGATGATCGAACAAGATGGCGAAATCGATATGCACTGTGATTATTGCGGTACGCACTACCTGTTTAATTCGCTGGACATCCGCACCATACGGCACGATTCATCAGGAAATCTGTTGCATTAA
- the yrfG gene encoding GMP/IMP nucleotidase: MNPHVNWHDIDTVILDMDGTLLDLAFDSYFWLQLVPQSLSEKRHISLEQAHQLIKQEYQAVQHTLNWYCFDYWSERLDLDIYQMTTDIGTRARLRDDTTPFLTALRECGKETILLTNAHPHSLAVKIEHTGLDQHLDLLLSTHTYGYPKENQRLWQAVQQQTGFDPARTLFVDDSEPILDAAKTFGIHYCLGVRNPDSGEQEKVFLQHPSMNDYLALLPALRHSVNAG, translated from the coding sequence ATGAATCCCCACGTTAACTGGCACGACATCGACACCGTGATACTGGATATGGATGGCACGCTGCTCGATCTGGCGTTTGACAGCTATTTCTGGCTTCAACTGGTACCGCAGTCGCTCAGTGAAAAGCGCCATATCAGCCTTGAACAGGCACACCAACTTATCAAGCAAGAGTATCAGGCGGTTCAGCACACGCTAAACTGGTATTGCTTCGATTACTGGTCAGAACGTCTCGATCTGGATATCTATCAAATGACAACGGATATCGGCACGCGTGCCCGCTTGCGCGATGACACCACGCCATTTTTAACGGCGCTGCGCGAGTGCGGTAAAGAGACGATTCTGCTGACCAACGCCCATCCACACAGTCTGGCGGTAAAAATCGAACATACCGGACTGGATCAGCACCTTGATTTATTACTTTCCACCCATACTTATGGGTATCCGAAAGAGAATCAGCGCTTGTGGCAGGCCGTCCAGCAGCAAACCGGCTTCGACCCTGCCAGAACATTATTCGTGGATGACAGCGAGCCGATTCTGGATGCCGCGAAAACCTTCGGCATCCATTACTGTCTGGGCGTGCGTAATCCAGATTCCGGCGAGCAGGAAAAGGTATTCCTACAACATCCGTCAATGAACGACTATCTTGCGCTGCTACCCGCTCTGCGTCACTCCGTTAACGCAGGGTAA